Genomic DNA from Candidatus Nanopelagicales bacterium:
GCGGCAGCGCCCGGGCCGCGCGTGACATGTCCCGCCTGCTCCGGGAGTACTCATGAACGTGCTGGTGATGGCCAAGGAGCCCCGGCCCGGCCTGGTGAAGACCCGGCTGTGTCCGCCGCTGACGCACGCACAGGCGTGCGACGTGGCGACCGCGGCCCTGGCGGACACGCTGGTGGCGGTCGCGCGCAGCGGCGCGACGACCCGCGTCCTCGCCCTCGACGGGGCACCCGGCCCCTGGCTGCCCGCCGGCTTCACGGTGCTGCCGCAGTCCGGGCGGACGTTCGCGGAGCGGCTCGCGCGGGCGTGGTCCCACTGCTCGGGCCCGACCCTCCAGATCGGAATGGACACCCCGCAGGTGTCCGGCCCGGACCTCGACGAGGCCTTGGGCGACCTCGAGCTGTCGGGTGGAAGGGGCGTGCTCGGCCGGTGCCCCGACGGCGGCTGGTGGGCGCTGGGGATGGACCGCCCGCGGCCGGAGGTGTTCGACGGGGTCCCGATGAGCACGGCGGTGACCGGAGAGACGCAGCGGCGACGGATGCGGCAGCTCGGTCTCGACCCCCGACCGCTGCCGGAGGTCGTCGACGTGGACACCTGGACGGACGCCGTCACGGTGGCCGGGCTCGCGCCCCACGGGTCCTTCGGGCGGACCGTGCGCGGACTGGCGGACGACCTGCGGGAGGCGTCGTGAGGGTCCTGGTGACCGGCGGAGCGGGGTTCATCGGCTCCCACGTGGTCGACCTGCTCGTCGCCGAGGGGCACGACGTCGTCAGCGTCGACGTCGTCAGCGACGCCGCGCACTCCGTGGTGCCCGACTACCTCAACCCGGCGGCCGAGCACGTGCGGGTCGCGGTGCAGGACCTCGGGGTGCTGGAGCGCATCAGCGCCGGTGTGGACGCGGTCTGCCACCAGGCGGCGCGGGTCGGGCTGGGGGTGGACTTCGACGACGTGACCCGCTACGTCGACGACAACGACATGGGCACCGCCACGGTGCTACGGGCGCTGCACCGCAACGGGTTCCGGGGTCGGTTCGTCCAGGCGTCGAGCATGGTCGTGTACGGCGAGGGGGCGTACCGCTGCCCCACGCACGCAGCCGTGGCACCCGGACCGAGGTCGGTCTCCGACCTCGACGCGGGGCGGTTCGAACCGCCCTGCCCCGCGTGCGGCGGCCCGCTGGAGCCGCGGCTGGTCACGGAGGATGTGCCGTGCGACCCCCGCAACGTGTACGCGGCGACGAAGGTGCACCAGGAGCACCTGGCCGCTGCGTACGCCGCGGTGTCCGGCGCCGACGTGGTCTCGCTGCGCTACCACAACGTCTACGGCCCGCGGATGCCCCGGGACACGCCGTACGCCGGCGTGGCCAGCATCGTGCGCAGTATGTACGAGGCCGGTGTCGCACCCCGGGTCTTCGAGGACGGCGCCCAGCGGCGGGACTTCGTGCACGTGGACGATGTGGCCGCGGCGAACGTACTGGCGCTGACCGCACCCGGTCGCATCGGCGGTGCGTACAACGTCGCCTCGGGACGGGTGTGCACCGTGGCTGAGATGGCCGAGGCGGTCGGGTCCGCCTTCGGGGCGGGCGCGCCCCGGCCGCGGGTCACCGGGGAGTACCGGGTGGGAGACGTCCGGCACGTCACGGCGAGCCCGGTGCGGGCGTGGCAGGCGTTCGGGTTCCGCGCAGCCGTCGACGCCCGCGACGGGCTGCGGCGGTTCGCCACGGCCCCACTCCGCGAGCCGGTCGCGGTCCGGCCCCTGCCGCGGGGGGTGGTCGGGGCGGCGCGCTGACGGGACCGTGCGGGCGAGTGGCCCCCGGGGCGCTACGGTGCCACGGTCACGGTCGGCGCGCGTGCAGAGGAGGTGGGCCGTGGGTCGTCGGGATGCCCCGCCGTGGGCGGGCAGCGTCACGCCGGTCGGGCCTCCGCCGGACTCGGTGCCGCACACCAACGACCTGGCCTACGCCGGGGCGGTGACCGGCATCTGGTCCGGCGTGCTCAGCCTGCTGGTCTACCTGCTGGCGCGGCTGCTCGGCGTCCCGATGGAGATCCAGGTGGGCTTCGCGCCGGAGCTGCGCGAGGTCTCCTGGCTGCTGCCGCTGCTGGTGCCGATCGCCGCGGCCATGGCCGGCGCCCTGCTCACGGCGCTGTTGCTGGGGCGACGGGGGGCGCGCCGGATCGCGTTCTGGGTGGGGACCGCCGTGGCGGCCGCCTCGCTGTGGATCCCGCTGGTCCAGCCGCCGGACGTCCTCTGGTCGACCCGGATCTGGCTGTCGGTGATGCACGTCATCACCTGGTTCCTCGTGGTGCCGCAACTGGCCCGCATCGTGGGCGACTCCGAGCCCGGCCAGTACGAGCTGCGCTGACCCCGCCGCCAGTTGGGCACACGATCCGCTATGCGGATCGTGTGCCCAACTCGGGCGGCGTGGCGCGGACGAGAGGGGGAACACGATCCGGGTGATGGGACGCCAGTGACACGAGGTGCGGCCGCGGACAACCCTCTGACGCGGCCAGGAGGCTTCCGCGGGGTGCGGAGCAGGCGGGCGCCGCGTCGCCGGCGCCGTCGCGGCCACCCGAGCGGCCACCTCCTGGCTCAGTGCGATGAAGCGGTCCACCGCGGGTGCGTGGGTGCGCCCCTGCCGGGTCGCCACCAGCACCTGCCGCGGCTCCAGCGGCGGGTCCAGCGGCCGCACGTCCACCCCCGGGTCGTCGAGGTCCACGGCGAGTAGCGGCAGGATCGCGGACCCCATACCGGCGCGGACCATGGCCTGCACCGCGGAGTTGTCGTTCGAGCGGAACACATAGCGCGGAGCGACCCCGACCGCGCGCAGGCCGTCATCGATCCGGGTCTGGCAGGACGACTCCTGCTGCCCGATCATCGACGCCCCGGACAGGTCGGTGGTCGCGTAGGAGTCCGCGTCGGCCGTGCCCGCCGGCAGCAGCACCACGAACGGGTCGCGGCCCAGCTCGACCAGCTCCAGGCGGTCGTCGTCGACCGGACCGACCAGGAAGGACAGGTCGAGGTCGCCGTCGGCGAGCCGCTCGATCAGCTCCTCGTTCACGTCGGACTCGAACAGCGTGATGTCCAGCTCGGGCGACTCTGCCAGGACCAGCCCGACGACCGACGGCAGCAGCTTCACCGACACCGACTGGAAGGTCCCCACCACCAGGCGACCGTGGGTGCCGGCGCGCAGCTCGGCCAGCTCGTGCTCGGCCAGCACCAGCCGGTCCAGGATCGCCCGCGCGTGCTCGAGCAGCAGCGCACCGGCCGGGGTGATCTCGACCGGCCGCGGGCCGCCCGGCCGGTCGAACACCGGCTGTCCGATCGCCCGCTCCAGCCCGGCGATCTGCTGGCTGATCGCCGCCTGGGAGAAGCCCAGCCGCGCGCCGGCGCGGCCGAACGACCCCTCCTCGGCGACGGCCCGCAGCGCGAGCAGGTGACGGATCTCGAGGTCCCGGACGCCGGCCATGTCGATAAGACTAGCCGATGATGAGTATGACGAGATATCGCTTTACGTAATGGACCTGCCCGACCTACCGTCGTGGACGAAGACACCACGAGAGGAGGTCGCCATGACCGTCACCACCCACCCCACCGCCCACCCGACCACCGCTGCCCGGGCGTTTGAGGACACCCGTCCTGCGGACTCCGTCGTCACCTACCCGTGGGCCCTGGCCGAGCTCGGTCACGCGCTGGCGGAGGAGGGCTTCGGCCCGTACGAGGCGGCCGTCGCCGACCTGTCCCGCGAGGCCGCGCGGCGCGACGCCGCCCCGGCCCTGCTGGCGGTCCTCGCCGACACCACGGCACCCGAGGTGGTGCGGCTGCGCGCGTACGCCCGCGCCGCCGCCCTGGTCTCCCGCGCCTGACCGCCGCGCACAGTTCCACCCCGCGTTCCCACCCCGTACCCCCCGCCCTTCCGCGGCGGAATGAGTCCCCACGTTGCTTGCGGCCCGACATGGGCCCCCCAAACGACGTGGGGACTCATTCCGTCGAGGGGTGGGGGAGGCAGCGGAGGTCGCTCGGCTGGCGTGGAGGGATGAACTCAACAACTGTTGACTTCATGACGCGGGAGTCCTAGCGTCGCCGGTATGCGCGCGATGATCGTCAAGGAGTTCCGCGAGCTGCGGCGGGACCACCGGACCCTGGCCATGCTGATCGCGATGCCGCTGCTGCTGCTCATCGTGTTCGGCTACGCGGCGAACTTCTCGGTGGACTCGGTCCCCACCGCCGTGGTGGGGCCGCAGGCCGAGCAGGCCCAGCAGCTGCTGCCCGACTTCTTCGACGTCACCGTGGTGGCACCGGACGACACCCAGGCCGACGCCGAGACGCTGATCCAGCGCAACGAGGTCGACGTCGCATTCGTCACCGGCAGCACCCCGGTGCTGGCGCTGGTCGACGGCTCGAACCTGTTCGCCGCCCAGTCGATCGTCTCGGTCCTCAACCGGCTCGGCGACCAGGTGACCACCGAGGTCCTCTACAACCCGGACCTGAAGACGTCCTGGGTGATGGTCCCGGCGATCATCGGCCTCATCCTCACGTTCATCGGCACGATCATCACCAGCATCGGCCTGGTGCGGGAGCGCCAGACGGGCACGCTCGAGCAGTTGGCGGTCATGCCCATCAAGCCCAGTGCGGTGATCCTCGGGAAGATCGCCCCGTACTTCCTGCTCGCGTCGCTGGACATGGCGGTGGTGACGCTGCTGGGGATGTGGCTGTTCGGGGTCCCGTTCAACGGCAACCCGTTCGCGTTCGCACTGGGAGCAGGGCTGTTCCTGTTCGTCGTCCTAGGCCTCGGCGTGTTCATCTCGACGGTGTCGCAGAACGCGGGGCAGGCCATCCAGTTGGCCTTCTTCTTCCTGCTCCCGCAGATCCTGCTGTCCGGCATGATCTTCCCGCTGGAC
This window encodes:
- a CDS encoding DUF2064 domain-containing protein → MNVLVMAKEPRPGLVKTRLCPPLTHAQACDVATAALADTLVAVARSGATTRVLALDGAPGPWLPAGFTVLPQSGRTFAERLARAWSHCSGPTLQIGMDTPQVSGPDLDEALGDLELSGGRGVLGRCPDGGWWALGMDRPRPEVFDGVPMSTAVTGETQRRRMRQLGLDPRPLPEVVDVDTWTDAVTVAGLAPHGSFGRTVRGLADDLREAS
- a CDS encoding NAD-dependent epimerase/dehydratase family protein, with product MRVLVTGGAGFIGSHVVDLLVAEGHDVVSVDVVSDAAHSVVPDYLNPAAEHVRVAVQDLGVLERISAGVDAVCHQAARVGLGVDFDDVTRYVDDNDMGTATVLRALHRNGFRGRFVQASSMVVYGEGAYRCPTHAAVAPGPRSVSDLDAGRFEPPCPACGGPLEPRLVTEDVPCDPRNVYAATKVHQEHLAAAYAAVSGADVVSLRYHNVYGPRMPRDTPYAGVASIVRSMYEAGVAPRVFEDGAQRRDFVHVDDVAAANVLALTAPGRIGGAYNVASGRVCTVAEMAEAVGSAFGAGAPRPRVTGEYRVGDVRHVTASPVRAWQAFGFRAAVDARDGLRRFATAPLREPVAVRPLPRGVVGAAR
- a CDS encoding DUF6069 family protein, whose amino-acid sequence is MGRRDAPPWAGSVTPVGPPPDSVPHTNDLAYAGAVTGIWSGVLSLLVYLLARLLGVPMEIQVGFAPELREVSWLLPLLVPIAAAMAGALLTALLLGRRGARRIAFWVGTAVAAASLWIPLVQPPDVLWSTRIWLSVMHVITWFLVVPQLARIVGDSEPGQYELR
- a CDS encoding ABC transporter permease, with protein sequence MRAMIVKEFRELRRDHRTLAMLIAMPLLLLIVFGYAANFSVDSVPTAVVGPQAEQAQQLLPDFFDVTVVAPDDTQADAETLIQRNEVDVAFVTGSTPVLALVDGSNLFAAQSIVSVLNRLGDQVTTEVLYNPDLKTSWVMVPAIIGLILTFIGTIITSIGLVRERQTGTLEQLAVMPIKPSAVILGKIAPYFLLASLDMAVVTLLGMWLFGVPFNGNPFAFALGAGLFLFVVLGLGVFISTVSQNAGQAIQLAFFFLLPQILLSGMIFPLDAMAAGVRWIAFFLPLTYFTMISQGIMLRGAPIDSLWLPFLMLTLMALVVFTGAVLRFRRDLAPGRRRHHRAKATAAAGASS